In Pleuronectes platessa chromosome 4, fPlePla1.1, whole genome shotgun sequence, the following proteins share a genomic window:
- the mtmr3 gene encoding myotubularin-related protein 3 isoform X2, with the protein MGEEEQHSLECIQANQIFPKKTPVLEEENMQVPFPELHGEFTEYVGRAEDAIIAISNYRLHIKFKESVVNVPLQLIESVECRDMFQLHVTCKDCKVVRCQFAAFEQCQEWMKRLNVVVRPPSRLEDLFSFAFHAWCMDVYAGEKEQHGELCRPGEHVTSWFKNEVERMGFDTQNAWRISDINSKFRLCPSYPQQLLVPAWITDKELENVAAFRSWKRFPAVVYRHQSTGAVIARCGQPEVSWWGWRNADDEHLVQSIAKACAVDCSSRKHLTNGTYTNGSDLPDFESSLTNSSEVETLVVQPHKLLILDARSYAAAVANRAKGGGCECPEYYPNCEVVFMSMANIHSIRKSFQSLRFLCTQMPDPANWLSALESTKWLQHLSLLLKAALLVVNAVDRDHRPVLVHCSDGWDRTPQIVALSKLLLDPYYRTIEGFQVLVETDWLDFGHKFADRCGHGENSEDQNERCPVFLQWLDCVHQLQRQFPCSFEFNEAFLVKLVQHAYSCLFGTFLCNSGKEREDRHVQERTCSVWSLLRPANRALRNMLYSSHSETVLHPVCHVRNLMLWTAVYLPSSSPTTPSDESCAPYPVPGANPEDGPLGRCTKTRSFENLPSACELGSSLAPNRRSSDPSLNEKWQDHRRSLEVNMAVGPEGGGNQDQEVLPNGVGPYPDRADSELDEGPLPQGLLAELGQGSPAAAGEEEEEAELSVAVGVAEGQMENILQEATKDEAGADQKEGSAAVTQVINTVGTGSEKEAQVEDENECTDVNGTEGQTETLSNGHQPENGGLEAEEDGESPPPPAQMAEEQDEQAAEVTQAPEDIETQDVDNSSFKEEVAHEPSESGSDEPEQTAAHRTITNGFVNSSPEDPGVDEETCPESDHGVSELIEQVEKRASLMESSTETLTEVPCSTLELPTQTPVCPSRQPCSDGRSQPPCSRKEKGLEACEHSFFRTLNGATKRPSVSYFQSVSADPSREGLCNGDGSEGEPCGVPHWAKGNGERAPLSRQMSLASCNSLILHPRGSCSHHRCCHSLLSRAAISPEQPSRNHLDDDGLTLHSDAIQQRLRQIEAGHQMEVETLKKQVQELWSRLENQQHTGSHRTNGDMGDEVTSMTDYEYNFDHNCLSRCSTEIFSEASWEQVDKQDTEVTRWYPDHLAAQCYGCESRFWLATRKHHCRNCGNVFCASCCDQKIPVPSQQLFDPSRVCKTCYSNLQLSPVPLDLETDKPITASSD; encoded by the exons GTGTCAGTTCGCCGCGTTCGAGCAGTGTCAGGAATGGATGAAGCGTCTGAACGTTGTCGTGCGCCCTCCCTCTCGTCTGGAGGACCTGTTCTCCTTTGCCTTCCATGCCTGGTGCATGGACGTGTACGCCGGTGAGAAGGAGCAGCACGGCGAGCTGTGCCGACCAG GTGAACATGTGACCTCCTGGTTCAAGAATGAGGTGGAGAGGATGGGCTTTGACACTCAAAACGCCTGGAGGATATCTGACATCAACAGCAAGTTCAG ACTCTGCCCCAGCTATCCTCAGCAGCTCCTTGTGCCAGCCTGGATCACAGACAAGGAGCTGGAAAATGTGGCAGCCTTCCGCTCCTGGAAGAGGTTTCCTGCTGTGGTTTAtag GCACCAGAGCACGGGGGCTGTGATCGCCCGCTGTGGTCAGCCAGAGGTCAGCTGGTGGGGCTGGAGGAACGCTGATGACGAGCACCTGGTCCAGTCCATCGCCAAGGCCTGCGCCGTGGACTGCAGCTCCCGCAAACACCTCACCAACGGCACCTACACCAACGGCTCAGACCTGCCTGACTTTG AATCCTCCTTGACCAACAGCTCAGAGGTAGAGACGTTGGTAGTCCAGCCCCACAAGTTACTTATCCTGGACGCCAGGTCCTACGCTGCTGCCGTAGCGAACAGGGCCAAGGGGGGAGGCTGCGAATGTCCAG AATACTATCCCAACTGTGAGGTGGTGTTTATGAGTATGGCCAACATCCACTCCATCCGCAAGAGTTTCCAGTCTCTGCGTTTCCTCTGCACTCAGATGCCTGATCCAGCCAA ctggCTTTCTGCACTGGAGAGCACCAAGTGGCTGCAGCACCTGTCCCTGCTGCTGAAGGCGGCGCTGCTCGTGGTCAACGCCGTGGATCGAGACCACAGGCCCGTCCTGGTGCACTGCTCTGACGGCTGGGACCGCACACCTCAGATCGTTGCTTTGTCCAAACTGCTGCTGGACCCTTATTATCGTACCATTGAG GGCTTCCAGGTTTTGGTGGAGACCGATTGGCTGGACTTCGGCCATAAGTTCGCAGACCGCTGTGGCCACGGAGAAAACTCGGAGGATCAGAACGAGCGCTGCCCTGTGTTCCTGCAGTGGCTGGACTGTGTGCACCAGCTGCAGAGGCAGTTTCCTTGCTCTTTTGAGTTTAATGAGGCCTTCCTG GTGAAGCTGGTGCAGCACGCCTACTCCTGTCTGTTTGGCACCTTCCTGTGCAACAGTGGCAAGGAGAGGGAGGACCGCCACGTCCAGGAGAGGACCTGCTCAGTGTGGTCGCTGTTGAGACCGGCCAACCGCGCGCTGAGGAACATGCTGTACTCATCGCACTCTGAGACC GTTCTCCACCCAGTGTGTCACGTGCGCAACCTGATGCTGTGGACGGCGGTGTACCTGCCCAGCTCCTCCCCCACCACACCCTCCGACGAGTCCTGCGCCCCCTACCCCGTGCCCGGTGCCAACCCGGAGGATGGACCACTGGGCAG ATGTACGAAGACTCGCTCTTTTGAAAACCTGCCCAGTGCATGTGAGCTGGGAAGCTCCCTGGCTCCCAACCGCCGCTCCAGTGACCCGAGCCTCAATGAGAAGTGGCAGGACCACCGGCGATCTCTGGAGGTCAACATGGCAGTAGgaccagagggaggagggaaccAGGATCAGGAGGTGCTGCCTAACGGAGTGGGGCCTTACCCAGACAGAGCGGACTCTGAGCTGGACGAAGGCCCGCTGCCCCAGGGCTTGCTGGCGGAGCTCGGACAGGGAtcaccagctgcagcaggagaagaagaagaagaggcggAGCTCTCTGTGGCGGTTGGTGTTGCCGAAGGCCAAATGGAGAACATACTTCAAGAAGCCACAAAGGACGAGGCGGGAGCAGATCAAAAAGAGGGAAGTGCTGCTGTCACGCAAGTTATTAACACTGTTGGCACAGGGTCGGAGAAAGAAGCACAGGTTGAGGATGAGAATGAGTGCACTGACGTTAATGGGACTGAGGGGCAAACAGAAACACTTTCTAATGGTCACCAACCAGAGAATGGTGGactggaggctgaggaggacggtgagtctcctcctccgcctgcaCAGATGGCAGAGGAGCAGGATGAACAGGCTGCTGAGGTGACTCAGGCACCAGAGGATATTGAGACGCAGGATGTTGACAACTCTTCTTTTAAAGAAGAGGTTGCACATGAACCCAGTGAGTCTGGCTCAGATGAGCCAGAGCAGACTGCAGCACATAGAACTATAACTAACGGCTTTGTGAACAGTTCACCTGAAGATCCTGGCGTGGATGAGGAGACCTGCCCTGAATCTGACCACGGTGTCTCTGAGCTGATCGAGCAGGTGGAGAAGAGGGCCTCTCTCATGGAAAGCTCAACAGAGACTTTAACTGAAGTGCCCTGCAGTACGTTGGAGCTGCCCACACAGACGCCTGTGTGTCCGAGCCGTCAGCCCTGCAGTGACGGCAGGAGCCAGCCCCCCTGCTCCAGGAAAGAGAAAGGGTTAGAGGCATGCGAGCATAGCTTCTTCAGAACTTTGAACGGGGCCACCAAGCGACCCTCCGTCAGTTATTTTCAGTCTGTGAGTGCTGATCCCAGCAGGGAAGGCCTTTGTAACGGCGACGGCTCCGAAGGGGAGCCCTGCGGAGTTCCCCACTGGGCCAAAGGGAACGGGGAGCGGGCCCCTCTGAGTCGACAGATGTCCCTCGCAAGCTGTAACTCCCTGATCCTCCATCCACGGGGCAGTTGCTCTCACCACCGGTGTTGCCACTCCCTCCTGAGCCGGGCCGCCATCAGCCCAGAACAGCCGTCGCGCAATCACCTGGACGATGACGGGCTGACTCTGCACAGTGATGCCATCcagcagaggctgaggcagatCGAGGCGGGGCACCAGATGGAGGTGGAGACCCTGAAGAAGCAGGTGCAGGAGCTGTGGAGCCGCCTGGAGAATCAGCAGCACACAGGCTCCCACAGGACCAACGGGGACATGGGAGACGAAGTG ACCTCAATGACAGACTATGAGTACAACTTTGACCACAACTGTTTGTCGCGCTGCAGCACTGAGATCTTCTCTGAGGCCAGCTGGGAGCAGGTGGACAAGCAGGACACTGAG GTCACTCGCTGGTACCCTGACCATTTGGCAGCCCAGTGTTACGGCTGTGAGAGCAGGTTCTGGCTCGCCACCAGGAAGCATCACTGCAG gAACTGCGGTAACGTGTTCTGCGCCAGCTGCTGCGACCAGAAGATCCCAGTGCCAAGCCAGCAGCTGTTCGATCCGAGCCGTGTCTGTAAGACGTGTTACAGCAACCTCCAGCTCAGCCCAGTTCCCCTGGACCTGGAGACGGACAAGCCCATCACAGCCAGCTCCGACTGA
- the mtmr3 gene encoding myotubularin-related protein 3 isoform X1: MGEEEQHSLECIQANQIFPKKTPVLEEENMQVPFPELHGEFTEYVGRAEDAIIAISNYRLHIKFKESVVNVPLQLIESVECRDMFQLHVTCKDCKVVRCQFAAFEQCQEWMKRLNVVVRPPSRLEDLFSFAFHAWCMDVYAGEKEQHGELCRPGEHVTSWFKNEVERMGFDTQNAWRISDINSKFRLCPSYPQQLLVPAWITDKELENVAAFRSWKRFPAVVYRHQSTGAVIARCGQPEVSWWGWRNADDEHLVQSIAKACAVDCSSRKHLTNGTYTNGSDLPDFESSLTNSSEVETLVVQPHKLLILDARSYAAAVANRAKGGGCECPEYYPNCEVVFMSMANIHSIRKSFQSLRFLCTQMPDPANWLSALESTKWLQHLSLLLKAALLVVNAVDRDHRPVLVHCSDGWDRTPQIVALSKLLLDPYYRTIEGFQVLVETDWLDFGHKFADRCGHGENSEDQNERCPVFLQWLDCVHQLQRQFPCSFEFNEAFLVKLVQHAYSCLFGTFLCNSGKEREDRHVQERTCSVWSLLRPANRALRNMLYSSHSETVLHPVCHVRNLMLWTAVYLPSSSPTTPSDESCAPYPVPGANPEDGPLGRCTKTRSFENLPSACELGSSLAPNRRSSDPSLNEKWQDHRRSLEVNMAVGPEGGGNQDQEVLPNGVGPYPDRADSELDEGPLPQGLLAELGQGSPAAAGEEEEEAELSVAVGVAEGQMENILQEATKDEAGADQKEGSAAVTQVINTVGTGSEKEAQVEDENECTDVNGTEGQTETLSNGHQPENGGLEAEEDGESPPPPAQMAEEQDEQAAEVTQAPEDIETQDVDNSSFKEEVAHEPSESGSDEPEQTAAHRTITNGFVNSSPEDPGVDEETCPESDHGVSELIEQVEKRASLMESSTETLTEVPCSTLELPTQTPVCPSRQPCSDGRSQPPCSRKEKGLEACEHSFFRTLNGATKRPSVSYFQSVSADPSREGLCNGDGSEGEPCGVPHWAKGNGERAPLSRQMSLASCNSLILHPRGSCSHHRCCHSLLSRAAISPEQPSRNHLDDDGLTLHSDAIQQRLRQIEAGHQMEVETLKKQVQELWSRLENQQHTGSHRTNGDMGDEVTSMTDYEYNFDHNCLSRCSTEIFSEASWEQVDKQDTEVTRWYPDHLAAQCYGCESRFWLATRKHHCSGREPVQEVWNCGNVFCASCCDQKIPVPSQQLFDPSRVCKTCYSNLQLSPVPLDLETDKPITASSD, encoded by the exons GTGTCAGTTCGCCGCGTTCGAGCAGTGTCAGGAATGGATGAAGCGTCTGAACGTTGTCGTGCGCCCTCCCTCTCGTCTGGAGGACCTGTTCTCCTTTGCCTTCCATGCCTGGTGCATGGACGTGTACGCCGGTGAGAAGGAGCAGCACGGCGAGCTGTGCCGACCAG GTGAACATGTGACCTCCTGGTTCAAGAATGAGGTGGAGAGGATGGGCTTTGACACTCAAAACGCCTGGAGGATATCTGACATCAACAGCAAGTTCAG ACTCTGCCCCAGCTATCCTCAGCAGCTCCTTGTGCCAGCCTGGATCACAGACAAGGAGCTGGAAAATGTGGCAGCCTTCCGCTCCTGGAAGAGGTTTCCTGCTGTGGTTTAtag GCACCAGAGCACGGGGGCTGTGATCGCCCGCTGTGGTCAGCCAGAGGTCAGCTGGTGGGGCTGGAGGAACGCTGATGACGAGCACCTGGTCCAGTCCATCGCCAAGGCCTGCGCCGTGGACTGCAGCTCCCGCAAACACCTCACCAACGGCACCTACACCAACGGCTCAGACCTGCCTGACTTTG AATCCTCCTTGACCAACAGCTCAGAGGTAGAGACGTTGGTAGTCCAGCCCCACAAGTTACTTATCCTGGACGCCAGGTCCTACGCTGCTGCCGTAGCGAACAGGGCCAAGGGGGGAGGCTGCGAATGTCCAG AATACTATCCCAACTGTGAGGTGGTGTTTATGAGTATGGCCAACATCCACTCCATCCGCAAGAGTTTCCAGTCTCTGCGTTTCCTCTGCACTCAGATGCCTGATCCAGCCAA ctggCTTTCTGCACTGGAGAGCACCAAGTGGCTGCAGCACCTGTCCCTGCTGCTGAAGGCGGCGCTGCTCGTGGTCAACGCCGTGGATCGAGACCACAGGCCCGTCCTGGTGCACTGCTCTGACGGCTGGGACCGCACACCTCAGATCGTTGCTTTGTCCAAACTGCTGCTGGACCCTTATTATCGTACCATTGAG GGCTTCCAGGTTTTGGTGGAGACCGATTGGCTGGACTTCGGCCATAAGTTCGCAGACCGCTGTGGCCACGGAGAAAACTCGGAGGATCAGAACGAGCGCTGCCCTGTGTTCCTGCAGTGGCTGGACTGTGTGCACCAGCTGCAGAGGCAGTTTCCTTGCTCTTTTGAGTTTAATGAGGCCTTCCTG GTGAAGCTGGTGCAGCACGCCTACTCCTGTCTGTTTGGCACCTTCCTGTGCAACAGTGGCAAGGAGAGGGAGGACCGCCACGTCCAGGAGAGGACCTGCTCAGTGTGGTCGCTGTTGAGACCGGCCAACCGCGCGCTGAGGAACATGCTGTACTCATCGCACTCTGAGACC GTTCTCCACCCAGTGTGTCACGTGCGCAACCTGATGCTGTGGACGGCGGTGTACCTGCCCAGCTCCTCCCCCACCACACCCTCCGACGAGTCCTGCGCCCCCTACCCCGTGCCCGGTGCCAACCCGGAGGATGGACCACTGGGCAG ATGTACGAAGACTCGCTCTTTTGAAAACCTGCCCAGTGCATGTGAGCTGGGAAGCTCCCTGGCTCCCAACCGCCGCTCCAGTGACCCGAGCCTCAATGAGAAGTGGCAGGACCACCGGCGATCTCTGGAGGTCAACATGGCAGTAGgaccagagggaggagggaaccAGGATCAGGAGGTGCTGCCTAACGGAGTGGGGCCTTACCCAGACAGAGCGGACTCTGAGCTGGACGAAGGCCCGCTGCCCCAGGGCTTGCTGGCGGAGCTCGGACAGGGAtcaccagctgcagcaggagaagaagaagaagaggcggAGCTCTCTGTGGCGGTTGGTGTTGCCGAAGGCCAAATGGAGAACATACTTCAAGAAGCCACAAAGGACGAGGCGGGAGCAGATCAAAAAGAGGGAAGTGCTGCTGTCACGCAAGTTATTAACACTGTTGGCACAGGGTCGGAGAAAGAAGCACAGGTTGAGGATGAGAATGAGTGCACTGACGTTAATGGGACTGAGGGGCAAACAGAAACACTTTCTAATGGTCACCAACCAGAGAATGGTGGactggaggctgaggaggacggtgagtctcctcctccgcctgcaCAGATGGCAGAGGAGCAGGATGAACAGGCTGCTGAGGTGACTCAGGCACCAGAGGATATTGAGACGCAGGATGTTGACAACTCTTCTTTTAAAGAAGAGGTTGCACATGAACCCAGTGAGTCTGGCTCAGATGAGCCAGAGCAGACTGCAGCACATAGAACTATAACTAACGGCTTTGTGAACAGTTCACCTGAAGATCCTGGCGTGGATGAGGAGACCTGCCCTGAATCTGACCACGGTGTCTCTGAGCTGATCGAGCAGGTGGAGAAGAGGGCCTCTCTCATGGAAAGCTCAACAGAGACTTTAACTGAAGTGCCCTGCAGTACGTTGGAGCTGCCCACACAGACGCCTGTGTGTCCGAGCCGTCAGCCCTGCAGTGACGGCAGGAGCCAGCCCCCCTGCTCCAGGAAAGAGAAAGGGTTAGAGGCATGCGAGCATAGCTTCTTCAGAACTTTGAACGGGGCCACCAAGCGACCCTCCGTCAGTTATTTTCAGTCTGTGAGTGCTGATCCCAGCAGGGAAGGCCTTTGTAACGGCGACGGCTCCGAAGGGGAGCCCTGCGGAGTTCCCCACTGGGCCAAAGGGAACGGGGAGCGGGCCCCTCTGAGTCGACAGATGTCCCTCGCAAGCTGTAACTCCCTGATCCTCCATCCACGGGGCAGTTGCTCTCACCACCGGTGTTGCCACTCCCTCCTGAGCCGGGCCGCCATCAGCCCAGAACAGCCGTCGCGCAATCACCTGGACGATGACGGGCTGACTCTGCACAGTGATGCCATCcagcagaggctgaggcagatCGAGGCGGGGCACCAGATGGAGGTGGAGACCCTGAAGAAGCAGGTGCAGGAGCTGTGGAGCCGCCTGGAGAATCAGCAGCACACAGGCTCCCACAGGACCAACGGGGACATGGGAGACGAAGTG ACCTCAATGACAGACTATGAGTACAACTTTGACCACAACTGTTTGTCGCGCTGCAGCACTGAGATCTTCTCTGAGGCCAGCTGGGAGCAGGTGGACAAGCAGGACACTGAG GTCACTCGCTGGTACCCTGACCATTTGGCAGCCCAGTGTTACGGCTGTGAGAGCAGGTTCTGGCTCGCCACCAGGAAGCATCACTGCAG TGGCAGAGAACCTGTCCAGGAGGTCTG gAACTGCGGTAACGTGTTCTGCGCCAGCTGCTGCGACCAGAAGATCCCAGTGCCAAGCCAGCAGCTGTTCGATCCGAGCCGTGTCTGTAAGACGTGTTACAGCAACCTCCAGCTCAGCCCAGTTCCCCTGGACCTGGAGACGGACAAGCCCATCACAGCCAGCTCCGACTGA
- the mtmr3 gene encoding myotubularin-related protein 3 isoform X3: protein MQVPFPELHGEFTEYVGRAEDAIIAISNYRLHIKFKESVVNVPLQLIESVECRDMFQLHVTCKDCKVVRCQFAAFEQCQEWMKRLNVVVRPPSRLEDLFSFAFHAWCMDVYAGEKEQHGELCRPGEHVTSWFKNEVERMGFDTQNAWRISDINSKFRLCPSYPQQLLVPAWITDKELENVAAFRSWKRFPAVVYRHQSTGAVIARCGQPEVSWWGWRNADDEHLVQSIAKACAVDCSSRKHLTNGTYTNGSDLPDFESSLTNSSEVETLVVQPHKLLILDARSYAAAVANRAKGGGCECPEYYPNCEVVFMSMANIHSIRKSFQSLRFLCTQMPDPANWLSALESTKWLQHLSLLLKAALLVVNAVDRDHRPVLVHCSDGWDRTPQIVALSKLLLDPYYRTIEGFQVLVETDWLDFGHKFADRCGHGENSEDQNERCPVFLQWLDCVHQLQRQFPCSFEFNEAFLVKLVQHAYSCLFGTFLCNSGKEREDRHVQERTCSVWSLLRPANRALRNMLYSSHSETVLHPVCHVRNLMLWTAVYLPSSSPTTPSDESCAPYPVPGANPEDGPLGRCTKTRSFENLPSACELGSSLAPNRRSSDPSLNEKWQDHRRSLEVNMAVGPEGGGNQDQEVLPNGVGPYPDRADSELDEGPLPQGLLAELGQGSPAAAGEEEEEAELSVAVGVAEGQMENILQEATKDEAGADQKEGSAAVTQVINTVGTGSEKEAQVEDENECTDVNGTEGQTETLSNGHQPENGGLEAEEDGESPPPPAQMAEEQDEQAAEVTQAPEDIETQDVDNSSFKEEVAHEPSESGSDEPEQTAAHRTITNGFVNSSPEDPGVDEETCPESDHGVSELIEQVEKRASLMESSTETLTEVPCSTLELPTQTPVCPSRQPCSDGRSQPPCSRKEKGLEACEHSFFRTLNGATKRPSVSYFQSVSADPSREGLCNGDGSEGEPCGVPHWAKGNGERAPLSRQMSLASCNSLILHPRGSCSHHRCCHSLLSRAAISPEQPSRNHLDDDGLTLHSDAIQQRLRQIEAGHQMEVETLKKQVQELWSRLENQQHTGSHRTNGDMGDEVTSMTDYEYNFDHNCLSRCSTEIFSEASWEQVDKQDTEVTRWYPDHLAAQCYGCESRFWLATRKHHCSGREPVQEVWNCGNVFCASCCDQKIPVPSQQLFDPSRVCKTCYSNLQLSPVPLDLETDKPITASSD from the exons GTGTCAGTTCGCCGCGTTCGAGCAGTGTCAGGAATGGATGAAGCGTCTGAACGTTGTCGTGCGCCCTCCCTCTCGTCTGGAGGACCTGTTCTCCTTTGCCTTCCATGCCTGGTGCATGGACGTGTACGCCGGTGAGAAGGAGCAGCACGGCGAGCTGTGCCGACCAG GTGAACATGTGACCTCCTGGTTCAAGAATGAGGTGGAGAGGATGGGCTTTGACACTCAAAACGCCTGGAGGATATCTGACATCAACAGCAAGTTCAG ACTCTGCCCCAGCTATCCTCAGCAGCTCCTTGTGCCAGCCTGGATCACAGACAAGGAGCTGGAAAATGTGGCAGCCTTCCGCTCCTGGAAGAGGTTTCCTGCTGTGGTTTAtag GCACCAGAGCACGGGGGCTGTGATCGCCCGCTGTGGTCAGCCAGAGGTCAGCTGGTGGGGCTGGAGGAACGCTGATGACGAGCACCTGGTCCAGTCCATCGCCAAGGCCTGCGCCGTGGACTGCAGCTCCCGCAAACACCTCACCAACGGCACCTACACCAACGGCTCAGACCTGCCTGACTTTG AATCCTCCTTGACCAACAGCTCAGAGGTAGAGACGTTGGTAGTCCAGCCCCACAAGTTACTTATCCTGGACGCCAGGTCCTACGCTGCTGCCGTAGCGAACAGGGCCAAGGGGGGAGGCTGCGAATGTCCAG AATACTATCCCAACTGTGAGGTGGTGTTTATGAGTATGGCCAACATCCACTCCATCCGCAAGAGTTTCCAGTCTCTGCGTTTCCTCTGCACTCAGATGCCTGATCCAGCCAA ctggCTTTCTGCACTGGAGAGCACCAAGTGGCTGCAGCACCTGTCCCTGCTGCTGAAGGCGGCGCTGCTCGTGGTCAACGCCGTGGATCGAGACCACAGGCCCGTCCTGGTGCACTGCTCTGACGGCTGGGACCGCACACCTCAGATCGTTGCTTTGTCCAAACTGCTGCTGGACCCTTATTATCGTACCATTGAG GGCTTCCAGGTTTTGGTGGAGACCGATTGGCTGGACTTCGGCCATAAGTTCGCAGACCGCTGTGGCCACGGAGAAAACTCGGAGGATCAGAACGAGCGCTGCCCTGTGTTCCTGCAGTGGCTGGACTGTGTGCACCAGCTGCAGAGGCAGTTTCCTTGCTCTTTTGAGTTTAATGAGGCCTTCCTG GTGAAGCTGGTGCAGCACGCCTACTCCTGTCTGTTTGGCACCTTCCTGTGCAACAGTGGCAAGGAGAGGGAGGACCGCCACGTCCAGGAGAGGACCTGCTCAGTGTGGTCGCTGTTGAGACCGGCCAACCGCGCGCTGAGGAACATGCTGTACTCATCGCACTCTGAGACC GTTCTCCACCCAGTGTGTCACGTGCGCAACCTGATGCTGTGGACGGCGGTGTACCTGCCCAGCTCCTCCCCCACCACACCCTCCGACGAGTCCTGCGCCCCCTACCCCGTGCCCGGTGCCAACCCGGAGGATGGACCACTGGGCAG ATGTACGAAGACTCGCTCTTTTGAAAACCTGCCCAGTGCATGTGAGCTGGGAAGCTCCCTGGCTCCCAACCGCCGCTCCAGTGACCCGAGCCTCAATGAGAAGTGGCAGGACCACCGGCGATCTCTGGAGGTCAACATGGCAGTAGgaccagagggaggagggaaccAGGATCAGGAGGTGCTGCCTAACGGAGTGGGGCCTTACCCAGACAGAGCGGACTCTGAGCTGGACGAAGGCCCGCTGCCCCAGGGCTTGCTGGCGGAGCTCGGACAGGGAtcaccagctgcagcaggagaagaagaagaagaggcggAGCTCTCTGTGGCGGTTGGTGTTGCCGAAGGCCAAATGGAGAACATACTTCAAGAAGCCACAAAGGACGAGGCGGGAGCAGATCAAAAAGAGGGAAGTGCTGCTGTCACGCAAGTTATTAACACTGTTGGCACAGGGTCGGAGAAAGAAGCACAGGTTGAGGATGAGAATGAGTGCACTGACGTTAATGGGACTGAGGGGCAAACAGAAACACTTTCTAATGGTCACCAACCAGAGAATGGTGGactggaggctgaggaggacggtgagtctcctcctccgcctgcaCAGATGGCAGAGGAGCAGGATGAACAGGCTGCTGAGGTGACTCAGGCACCAGAGGATATTGAGACGCAGGATGTTGACAACTCTTCTTTTAAAGAAGAGGTTGCACATGAACCCAGTGAGTCTGGCTCAGATGAGCCAGAGCAGACTGCAGCACATAGAACTATAACTAACGGCTTTGTGAACAGTTCACCTGAAGATCCTGGCGTGGATGAGGAGACCTGCCCTGAATCTGACCACGGTGTCTCTGAGCTGATCGAGCAGGTGGAGAAGAGGGCCTCTCTCATGGAAAGCTCAACAGAGACTTTAACTGAAGTGCCCTGCAGTACGTTGGAGCTGCCCACACAGACGCCTGTGTGTCCGAGCCGTCAGCCCTGCAGTGACGGCAGGAGCCAGCCCCCCTGCTCCAGGAAAGAGAAAGGGTTAGAGGCATGCGAGCATAGCTTCTTCAGAACTTTGAACGGGGCCACCAAGCGACCCTCCGTCAGTTATTTTCAGTCTGTGAGTGCTGATCCCAGCAGGGAAGGCCTTTGTAACGGCGACGGCTCCGAAGGGGAGCCCTGCGGAGTTCCCCACTGGGCCAAAGGGAACGGGGAGCGGGCCCCTCTGAGTCGACAGATGTCCCTCGCAAGCTGTAACTCCCTGATCCTCCATCCACGGGGCAGTTGCTCTCACCACCGGTGTTGCCACTCCCTCCTGAGCCGGGCCGCCATCAGCCCAGAACAGCCGTCGCGCAATCACCTGGACGATGACGGGCTGACTCTGCACAGTGATGCCATCcagcagaggctgaggcagatCGAGGCGGGGCACCAGATGGAGGTGGAGACCCTGAAGAAGCAGGTGCAGGAGCTGTGGAGCCGCCTGGAGAATCAGCAGCACACAGGCTCCCACAGGACCAACGGGGACATGGGAGACGAAGTG ACCTCAATGACAGACTATGAGTACAACTTTGACCACAACTGTTTGTCGCGCTGCAGCACTGAGATCTTCTCTGAGGCCAGCTGGGAGCAGGTGGACAAGCAGGACACTGAG GTCACTCGCTGGTACCCTGACCATTTGGCAGCCCAGTGTTACGGCTGTGAGAGCAGGTTCTGGCTCGCCACCAGGAAGCATCACTGCAG TGGCAGAGAACCTGTCCAGGAGGTCTG gAACTGCGGTAACGTGTTCTGCGCCAGCTGCTGCGACCAGAAGATCCCAGTGCCAAGCCAGCAGCTGTTCGATCCGAGCCGTGTCTGTAAGACGTGTTACAGCAACCTCCAGCTCAGCCCAGTTCCCCTGGACCTGGAGACGGACAAGCCCATCACAGCCAGCTCCGACTGA